A region of Carnobacterium gallinarum DSM 4847 DNA encodes the following proteins:
- a CDS encoding HIT family protein — protein MEDCIFCKIINREIPSHVVYEDEDVLAFLDITQVTKGHTLLIPKKHVSDIFEYDQNLAATLFSRIPKIAKAIESSDNLIKGMNIVNNNREVAYQTVFHSHVHLIPRYDKKDDFSMRFGNHMEDYSAAELATLARSIQAHIK, from the coding sequence TTGGAAGATTGTATTTTCTGTAAAATTATTAATCGTGAAATTCCTAGTCATGTTGTCTATGAAGATGAAGACGTGCTAGCTTTTCTTGATATTACTCAAGTAACTAAGGGACATACACTGCTAATTCCTAAAAAACATGTTTCTGATATCTTCGAGTATGACCAAAATTTAGCAGCAACCTTATTTTCACGCATTCCAAAAATTGCAAAAGCAATTGAAAGTTCTGATAACTTAATTAAAGGAATGAATATCGTTAATAATAATCGAGAAGTAGCTTACCAAACTGTTTTTCATTCCCATGTCCATCTTATCCCGCGCTATGATAAAAAAGATGATTTCTCCATGCGCTTTGGTAATCATATGGAAGACTATTCAGCTGCGGAACTAGCTACACTTGCAAGATCCATTCAAGCTCACATAAAATAA
- a CDS encoding YtxH domain-containing protein — protein MANSFFKGLLFGSLVGGAITLLTTPRSGKENRDILLSYVDDTTVLVDDVSTSLTSLKGAIQNLTVEGTALATEFSEDISATIEEFTMQNEPRLRRIEEKTDKLVTDLGELIPADEEDELEPETIIIENIPES, from the coding sequence ATGGCAAATTCATTTTTTAAAGGATTATTATTTGGCTCACTCGTTGGTGGTGCGATCACCCTATTAACAACACCTCGTTCAGGTAAAGAGAATCGTGATATTCTACTAAGTTATGTCGATGACACAACCGTTTTAGTTGACGATGTTTCTACAAGTCTAACTTCTCTAAAGGGAGCTATCCAAAACCTAACAGTCGAAGGTACAGCCTTAGCAACCGAATTTTCGGAAGATATTTCAGCAACAATTGAAGAATTTACAATGCAAAACGAACCACGGCTTCGCAGAATCGAAGAAAAAACTGATAAACTTGTGACTGATTTAGGGGAATTGATTCCAGCCGATGAAGAAGATGAACTTGAACCCGAAACGATTATTATCGAAAATATCCCGGAGTCATAA